From Corynebacterium frankenforstense DSM 45800, the proteins below share one genomic window:
- a CDS encoding metallophosphoesterase — translation MKGNVKHVLKSVLPLAGAAAAAGAGTLAWGYSELERFELHTHELPILEPGALRGTGEFRLLHVSDLHMIPGQEAKTAFLNALDELDPHLVVNTGDNLSDERAVPDVLRALGPLLARPGLFVFGTNDYWAPRPVNPAKYLTGAKREPSYVDLPWRDMRAAFLEHGWRDANQARHEFKVGPVRIAAAGVDDPHHDLDDYDEIAGAPNADSDLALALLHAPEPRVLSRFAADGYQLALAGHTHGGQICLPGGHAIVTNSGIDPKRAAGLSEFDGMPLHVSNGLGTSKYAPVRLFCRPSATLLKITERRG, via the coding sequence GTGAAGGGAAATGTGAAGCACGTACTCAAGTCCGTCCTGCCGCTGGCCGGGGCCGCGGCGGCCGCCGGCGCCGGCACTCTGGCCTGGGGGTACAGCGAGCTCGAGCGCTTCGAGCTGCACACCCACGAACTGCCGATCCTCGAGCCCGGGGCGCTGCGCGGCACCGGCGAGTTCCGCCTGCTGCACGTCTCCGACCTGCACATGATCCCGGGTCAGGAGGCCAAGACGGCGTTCCTGAACGCCCTCGACGAGCTCGACCCGCACCTCGTGGTCAACACCGGCGACAACCTCTCAGACGAGCGCGCGGTGCCCGACGTGCTGCGCGCGCTCGGCCCGCTGCTGGCCCGGCCGGGCCTGTTCGTCTTCGGCACCAACGACTACTGGGCGCCGCGCCCGGTCAACCCCGCGAAGTACCTGACCGGCGCCAAGCGCGAGCCCAGCTACGTCGACCTGCCGTGGCGCGACATGCGCGCCGCCTTCCTCGAGCACGGCTGGCGCGACGCCAACCAGGCGCGCCACGAGTTCAAGGTCGGCCCCGTGCGCATCGCCGCCGCCGGCGTGGACGACCCGCACCACGACCTCGACGACTACGACGAGATCGCCGGTGCCCCGAACGCGGACTCGGATCTCGCGCTCGCGCTGCTGCACGCCCCGGAGCCCCGGGTGCTCTCCCGCTTCGCCGCGGACGGCTACCAGCTGGCGCTGGCCGGGCACACCCACGGCGGGCAGATCTGCCTGCCGGGCGGGCACGCGATCGTGACCAACTCGGGCATCGACCCGAAGCGGGCCGCCGGGCTCTCCGAGTTCGACGGGATGCCGCTGCACGTCTCCAACGGCCTGGGCACCTCGAAGTACGCGCCGGTGCGCCTGTTCTGCCGGCCCTCGGCCACGCTACTGAAGATCACGGAGCGACGCGGCTGA
- a CDS encoding GatB/YqeY domain-containing protein: MSELKNQMRSDLKDSMKAKDKPRTAALRMLLAALQEEETKGSKHELTDADVLAVVAREIKKRRESAEVYADAGRQELADSELAEAEVFEAYQPAQLDDDELGELVDAAVAAVAEETGEAPTMKQMGQVMKKAKADAAGRADGKRLSEAVKARLQG, translated from the coding sequence ATGAGTGAACTGAAGAACCAGATGCGGTCCGACCTCAAGGACTCCATGAAGGCCAAGGACAAGCCGCGCACCGCGGCCCTGCGTATGCTGCTCGCCGCCCTCCAGGAGGAGGAGACCAAGGGCAGCAAGCACGAGCTGACTGACGCCGACGTGCTCGCCGTCGTCGCCCGCGAGATCAAGAAGCGCCGTGAGTCCGCCGAGGTCTACGCCGACGCCGGCCGCCAGGAGCTGGCCGACTCCGAGCTGGCCGAGGCCGAGGTCTTCGAGGCCTACCAGCCCGCCCAGCTCGACGACGACGAGCTGGGCGAGCTCGTCGACGCCGCGGTGGCCGCCGTCGCCGAGGAGACCGGCGAGGCCCCCACGATGAAGCAGATGGGCCAGGTCATGAAGAAGGCCAAGGCCGACGCCGCCGGCCGCGCCGACGGCAAGCGCCTCTCCGAGGCCGTCAAGGCCCGCCTGCAGGGCTAG
- a CDS encoding transglycosylase domain-containing protein, which produces MSTSRSLLTLLGGALLAAVLAAVALSPAAGVAGLAAARTSETMESNLADLTDGSAPGVTTVTDVDGNPIAWIYDQRRYQVPGDRIAQPMKDAIVSIEDRRFYEHEGVDLQGTVRAMAANFVSGGVAQGASTLNQQYVKNHLLLVDADTDEERAAATETSIPRKLREMRMASDLDKVLSKDEVLTRYLNLVSFGNGAYGVEAAARTYFDSTAAELTVPQAAMLAGIVQSSSWLDPYTNPDAVIERRNTVLDSMVDYGALDTDSAESFKAEPLGVVEEPIGLPNGCISAGDRGFMCDYALTYLESKGISHEMLTHGSYTVRTTLDPQVQDAAHDAVTSNVDPKQPGVAEVLNVVEPGRDSRPIRAMTSSRDYGLDLDAGETMLPQPSTMVGNGAGSVFKIFTAAVALDKGMGLDTVLPVPTRYEATGMGSGGAAGCPPNTYCVENAGSYKSALTLKDALAQSPNTTFVQLIDRVGVEPVVDLAVKLGLRSYATPGSWDEENSVADYMKKANLGSFTLGPTAVNALELSNTGASIASGGRWCEPNPIDALIDEDGNEVYIERPECEDVLNQATANALMEGMSEDPKSGTASDAASAAGWRAPVASKTGTTESHQSAAFIGFNSGLAAAPYIYNDGTSTTPLCSHPAQQCGGGNMYGGDEPAETWFAMANRVPAAASGNLGGGASDRYRRGSGPLGQSQAPAPQPSAPSGGQNAAPASPEAPDGGAPAGGEEVIPGVRQEDIDNFTNDLRGAFGL; this is translated from the coding sequence GTGTCTACCTCACGTTCCCTGCTCACCCTCCTCGGCGGCGCCCTGCTCGCGGCCGTACTCGCGGCCGTGGCGCTCTCGCCGGCCGCGGGGGTCGCGGGCCTGGCCGCGGCCCGGACGAGCGAGACCATGGAATCCAACCTCGCCGACCTGACCGACGGCTCCGCGCCCGGGGTCACCACGGTCACCGACGTCGACGGCAACCCGATCGCCTGGATCTACGACCAGCGTCGTTACCAGGTGCCCGGCGACCGCATCGCACAGCCGATGAAGGACGCCATCGTCTCGATCGAGGACCGTCGCTTCTACGAGCACGAGGGTGTCGACCTGCAGGGCACCGTCCGCGCGATGGCCGCCAACTTCGTCTCCGGCGGGGTGGCGCAGGGCGCCTCGACGCTCAACCAGCAGTACGTGAAGAACCACCTGCTGCTCGTCGACGCCGACACCGACGAGGAACGCGCCGCGGCGACCGAGACCTCCATCCCCCGCAAGCTGCGTGAGATGCGCATGGCCTCGGACCTGGACAAGGTGCTCAGCAAGGACGAGGTGCTCACGCGCTACCTCAACCTGGTCTCCTTCGGCAACGGCGCCTACGGCGTCGAGGCCGCCGCCCGCACCTACTTCGACTCCACGGCCGCGGAGCTCACCGTCCCCCAGGCCGCGATGCTCGCCGGCATCGTGCAGTCCTCCTCCTGGCTGGACCCCTACACCAACCCCGACGCCGTGATCGAGCGCCGCAACACGGTGCTCGACTCGATGGTGGACTACGGCGCGCTCGACACTGATTCCGCCGAGTCCTTCAAGGCCGAGCCGCTCGGCGTGGTCGAGGAGCCGATCGGGCTGCCCAACGGCTGCATCAGCGCCGGGGACCGCGGCTTCATGTGCGACTACGCGCTGACCTACCTGGAGTCCAAGGGCATCTCGCACGAGATGCTCACCCACGGCAGCTACACGGTGCGCACCACGCTCGACCCGCAGGTCCAGGACGCCGCCCACGACGCGGTGACCTCGAACGTCGACCCGAAGCAGCCCGGTGTCGCCGAGGTGCTCAACGTCGTCGAGCCCGGGCGTGACTCCCGTCCGATCCGGGCGATGACCTCCTCGCGCGACTACGGCCTCGACCTCGACGCCGGCGAGACGATGCTGCCGCAGCCCTCGACGATGGTGGGCAACGGCGCCGGTTCCGTGTTCAAGATCTTCACCGCCGCCGTCGCCCTCGACAAGGGCATGGGCCTGGACACCGTGCTGCCGGTGCCGACCCGCTACGAGGCCACCGGCATGGGCTCCGGCGGCGCGGCCGGCTGCCCGCCGAACACCTACTGCGTGGAGAACGCGGGCAGCTACAAGTCCGCCCTGACGCTCAAGGACGCGCTGGCCCAGTCGCCGAACACCACCTTCGTGCAGCTCATCGACCGCGTCGGCGTGGAACCGGTGGTGGACCTGGCCGTCAAGCTGGGCCTGCGCAGCTACGCCACCCCGGGCAGCTGGGACGAGGAGAACTCGGTGGCCGACTACATGAAGAAGGCCAACCTGGGCTCCTTCACCCTGGGCCCGACCGCGGTCAACGCCCTGGAGCTGTCGAACACGGGCGCCTCGATCGCCTCGGGCGGGCGCTGGTGCGAGCCCAACCCGATCGACGCCCTGATCGACGAGGACGGCAACGAGGTCTACATCGAGCGCCCGGAGTGCGAGGACGTGCTCAACCAGGCCACGGCGAACGCCCTGATGGAGGGCATGTCCGAGGACCCGAAGTCCGGCACCGCCTCCGACGCCGCCTCGGCGGCCGGCTGGCGCGCGCCGGTGGCCTCGAAGACGGGCACCACCGAGTCGCACCAGTCCGCGGCCTTCATCGGCTTCAACTCCGGGCTGGCCGCCGCCCCCTACATCTACAACGACGGCACCTCGACGACCCCGCTGTGCTCGCACCCGGCCCAGCAGTGCGGCGGCGGCAACATGTACGGCGGCGACGAGCCGGCCGAGACGTGGTTCGCCATGGCCAACCGCGTGCCGGCGGCCGCCTCGGGCAACCTGGGCGGCGGCGCGAGCGACCGCTACCGCCGCGGCTCCGGACCGCTCGGCCAGTCACAGGCCCCGGCCCCGCAGCCCTCCGCCCCCTCGGGCGGGCAGAACGCGGCCCCGGCCTCCCCCGAGGCCCCGGACGGCGGCGCGCCCGCCGGCGGTGAGGAGGTCATCCCGGGCGTGCGCCAGGAGGACATCGACAACTTCACCAACGACCTGCGCGGCGCCTTCGGTCTCTGA
- a CDS encoding WhiB family transcriptional regulator: MTTATPTRSERALGVDEFLGTESGKTPAEAVQDRGTWVTSAKCRGIDPETLFVRGAEQRKAATFCRGCPVQQMCLADALDNGVEFGVWGGLTERQRRALLRKNPQIDDWADYLANGGELIGI, encoded by the coding sequence ATGACCACCGCAACACCGACCCGGAGTGAGCGTGCACTCGGCGTGGACGAGTTCCTGGGCACCGAGAGCGGGAAGACGCCTGCCGAGGCCGTGCAGGACCGTGGCACCTGGGTAACCAGTGCCAAGTGCCGGGGCATCGACCCCGAGACCCTGTTCGTGCGGGGCGCCGAGCAGCGCAAGGCCGCGACCTTCTGCCGCGGCTGCCCGGTCCAGCAGATGTGCCTGGCTGACGCGCTGGACAACGGCGTGGAGTTCGGCGTGTGGGGCGGGCTGACCGAGCGTCAGCGCCGCGCCCTGCTGCGCAAGAACCCGCAGATCGACGACTGGGCCGACTACCTCGCCAACGGCGGGGAGCTCATCGGCATCTGA
- a CDS encoding globin domain-containing protein, which yields MHVSDQPTTRAHLTPEHEEIVSATLPAVGENIGTIAETFYHRMFSAHPELLRDTFNRGNQHSGAQQKALAASVATFATMLVDPEAPDPVTMLSRIAHKHVSVGIVEDQYPIVRKHLFDAIREVLGADTFTAEVEEAWDEVYWLMARVLIDHESALYSSDGVTPGEVFREVTVTGVEKLSETVSAFELSGELSSPLPGQYTSVGVVLDDGARQLRQYSIIDGDAGHYRIAVERDGEVSQHLQDHVAVGDTVQATLAAGDLTLDESTEAPVVLISSGIGSTPMVGILTHLARTGSDRQVLVLHADDSRETHAQYGQTRAALEQLGHGELRTFYRDAGERIDVAAEVPAGADVYLCGGTGFLQSLRAALAELQGEAAPVAVHFELFSPNDWLA from the coding sequence ATGCACGTCTCCGACCAACCGACCACCCGCGCCCACCTGACCCCGGAGCACGAGGAGATTGTCTCCGCCACGCTGCCGGCCGTCGGCGAGAACATCGGCACCATCGCCGAGACCTTCTACCACCGCATGTTCTCCGCGCACCCCGAGCTGCTGCGCGACACCTTCAACCGCGGCAACCAGCACTCCGGCGCGCAGCAGAAGGCGCTGGCGGCCTCCGTGGCCACCTTCGCGACGATGCTCGTCGACCCGGAGGCCCCGGACCCGGTCACGATGCTCTCGCGCATCGCGCACAAGCACGTCTCCGTGGGCATCGTCGAGGACCAGTACCCGATCGTGCGCAAGCACCTCTTCGACGCGATCCGCGAGGTCCTCGGCGCCGACACCTTCACCGCCGAGGTCGAGGAGGCCTGGGACGAGGTCTACTGGCTGATGGCCCGCGTGCTCATCGACCACGAGTCCGCCCTCTACTCCTCCGACGGCGTCACCCCCGGCGAGGTCTTCCGCGAGGTCACGGTCACCGGGGTCGAGAAGCTGAGCGAGACCGTCTCCGCCTTCGAGCTCTCCGGCGAGCTCAGCTCGCCGTTGCCGGGACAGTACACGTCGGTCGGTGTGGTGCTTGACGACGGCGCGCGCCAGTTGCGGCAGTACTCCATCATCGACGGCGACGCCGGGCACTACCGGATCGCCGTCGAGCGCGACGGCGAGGTCTCGCAGCACCTGCAGGACCACGTCGCCGTCGGCGACACCGTGCAGGCCACGCTGGCCGCCGGCGACCTGACCCTGGACGAGTCGACCGAGGCCCCGGTCGTGCTCATCTCCTCCGGCATCGGCTCCACCCCGATGGTCGGCATCCTCACCCACCTGGCGCGCACGGGTTCGGATCGGCAGGTGCTCGTCCTGCACGCGGACGACTCGCGCGAGACCCACGCGCAGTACGGCCAGACCCGCGCCGCTCTCGAGCAGCTCGGCCACGGCGAGCTGCGCACGTTCTACCGGGACGCCGGCGAGCGCATCGACGTCGCGGCGGAGGTGCCCGCCGGCGCGGACGTCTACCTGTGCGGCGGCACCGGTTTCCTGCAGTCGCTGCGGGCGGCCCTGGCGGAGCTCCAGGGCGAGGCGGCACCGGTGGCGGTGCACTTCGAGCTGTTCAGCCCGAACGACTGGCTGGCCTGA
- a CDS encoding DUF4177 domain-containing protein, with protein sequence MTTWEYATVPLLTHATKQILDTWGEDGWELVTVMPGPNPENVVAYLKRPKEDA encoded by the coding sequence ATGACCACTTGGGAATACGCCACCGTGCCGCTTCTGACCCACGCGACCAAGCAGATCCTCGACACCTGGGGCGAGGACGGCTGGGAGCTCGTCACCGTCATGCCCGGGCCGAACCCGGAGAACGTCGTCGCCTACCTGAAGCGTCCGAAGGAGGACGCATGA
- a CDS encoding RidA family protein, with the protein MSTVSERLRELGIELPAVAAPVAAYVPALRVGDQVWTSGQLPFIDGKLPATGQVGAEVDADQAADLARTAVLNALAAVDSVVGVDHVTRVLKIVGFVSSAADFHGQPGVVNGASEVIGEIFGDAGAHARSAVGVAELPLDSPVEIELIVEVD; encoded by the coding sequence ATGAGCACCGTCTCCGAGCGTCTGAGGGAGCTCGGCATCGAGCTGCCGGCCGTCGCCGCGCCCGTGGCCGCCTACGTGCCCGCGCTGCGCGTCGGGGACCAGGTCTGGACCTCCGGCCAGCTGCCCTTCATCGACGGCAAGCTGCCGGCCACCGGCCAGGTCGGCGCCGAGGTCGACGCCGACCAGGCCGCCGACCTCGCGCGCACCGCGGTGCTCAACGCGCTGGCCGCCGTCGACTCCGTCGTCGGCGTCGACCACGTCACCCGCGTGCTCAAGATCGTCGGCTTCGTCTCCTCGGCCGCCGACTTCCACGGCCAGCCCGGCGTGGTCAACGGCGCCTCCGAGGTCATCGGCGAGATCTTCGGTGACGCGGGCGCGCACGCTCGCAGCGCCGTCGGCGTCGCCGAGCTGCCGCTGGACTCGCCGGTCGAGATCGAGCTCATCGTCGAGGTCGACTGA
- a CDS encoding MBL fold metallo-hydrolase gives MQHPAYSQLRPVTDSAAVVLCTNPSYAALEGTNSWIVRREGDERAIVVDPGPEDEGHLNVLHAKAGEVALILLTHRHPDHADGAHRFRQLTGAPVRAFDARYCHGADPLTDGETISVDGVTPRLEVVHTPGHTADCTCFFVWSGEPGESTLEGIITGDTIAGRHTTMISETDGDLGDYLQTLEMLERRGKDVALLPGHGPDNPDLSQFARKYIDRRNYRLDQIREIWKERGRDLEIDELVNLMYDDVDPVLRGAAEQSTRVALRYLNDHPEQV, from the coding sequence ATGCAGCATCCTGCCTACAGTCAGCTGCGGCCGGTGACCGACTCCGCCGCCGTCGTCCTGTGCACCAACCCCAGCTACGCCGCGCTGGAGGGCACCAACTCGTGGATCGTGCGCCGTGAAGGTGACGAGCGCGCGATCGTCGTCGATCCGGGCCCCGAGGATGAAGGCCACCTCAATGTCCTGCACGCCAAGGCGGGCGAGGTGGCCCTCATTCTTCTCACCCACCGCCACCCGGACCACGCCGACGGCGCGCACCGCTTCCGGCAGCTGACCGGGGCACCCGTGCGGGCCTTCGACGCCCGCTACTGCCACGGCGCCGACCCGCTGACCGACGGTGAGACCATCTCCGTCGACGGTGTCACCCCGCGGCTCGAGGTCGTGCACACCCCCGGCCACACCGCGGACTGCACCTGCTTCTTCGTCTGGTCCGGTGAGCCGGGCGAGTCCACGCTCGAGGGCATCATCACCGGCGACACCATCGCCGGGCGCCACACCACCATGATCTCCGAGACCGACGGCGACCTCGGCGACTACCTGCAGACGCTGGAGATGCTGGAGCGCCGCGGCAAGGACGTCGCGCTGCTGCCCGGCCACGGCCCGGACAACCCGGACCTCTCGCAGTTCGCCCGCAAGTACATCGACCGCCGCAACTACCGCCTCGACCAGATCCGGGAGATCTGGAAGGAGCGCGGCCGCGACCTCGAGATCGACGAGCTGGTCAACCTCATGTACGACGACGTCGACCCCGTGCTGCGCGGCGCCGCCGAGCAGTCCACCCGCGTCGCCCTGCGCTACCTGAACGACCATCCCGAGCAGGTCTAG
- the glxR gene encoding CRP-like cAMP-activated global transcriptional regulator GlxR: MEGVQEILSRAGIFQGVDATAVNNLIKDMETVRFPRGTTIFDEGEPGDRLYIITAGKVKLARHASDGRENLLTIMGPSDMFGELSIFDPGPRTSSAVCVTEVRAATMDSAMLSRWVSEHPEIAQQLLRVLARRLRRTNASLADLIFTDVPGRVAKTLLQLANRFGTQEGGALRVNHDLTQEEIAQLVGASRETVNKALATFAHRGWIRLEGKSVLIVDTEHLARRAR; encoded by the coding sequence GTGGAAGGCGTTCAGGAGATCCTGTCCCGCGCGGGCATTTTCCAGGGCGTTGACGCGACCGCCGTCAACAACCTGATCAAGGACATGGAGACGGTCCGGTTCCCCCGCGGCACCACGATCTTCGACGAGGGCGAGCCCGGTGACCGCCTGTACATCATCACCGCCGGCAAGGTGAAGCTGGCCCGCCACGCCTCCGACGGCCGCGAGAACCTGCTGACGATCATGGGTCCGTCCGACATGTTCGGCGAGCTGTCCATCTTCGACCCGGGTCCGCGCACCTCCTCCGCCGTCTGCGTGACCGAGGTCCGCGCCGCCACCATGGACTCGGCGATGCTGAGCCGCTGGGTCTCCGAGCACCCGGAGATCGCCCAGCAGCTGCTGCGCGTGCTGGCTCGCCGCCTGCGCCGCACCAACGCCTCGCTCGCCGACCTCATCTTCACGGACGTCCCCGGCCGCGTGGCCAAGACGCTGCTGCAGCTCGCCAACCGCTTCGGCACCCAGGAGGGTGGCGCCCTGCGCGTCAACCACGACCTGACCCAGGAGGAGATCGCCCAGCTCGTCGGCGCCTCCCGCGAGACCGTGAACAAGGCGCTGGCCACCTTCGCCCACCGCGGCTGGATCCGCCTGGAGGGCAAGTCGGTGCTCATCGTCGACACCGAGCACCTCGCCCGCCGCGCGCGCTAG
- the nth gene encoding endonuclease III: MSTTARSGSLTPRKRRRPGAHPAARGRETDLGRTRRARRINRTLAAVYPDAHAELDFRDAFELLVATVMSAQTTDVRVNSVTPALFARYPDAAALAAADTAEVAEIIRPTGFYRAKARNIVGLSQALVAERGGEVPRDLDALVKLPGVGRKTAHVVRGNAFGLPGLTIDTHFGRLARRMGLTEQEDPVKVEREIAGLIEKSEWTMFSHRMIFHGRRVCHARRAACGACPVAYDCPAFGAAGPVDPEAAAELVSGDNREHILAMAGISDAPVADAGGTADVAGGVDGSTDDKEAAR, encoded by the coding sequence GTGTCCACCACCGCCCGCTCTGGCTCCCTGACCCCGCGCAAGCGCCGGCGCCCGGGCGCGCACCCGGCCGCCCGCGGTCGCGAGACCGACCTCGGCCGCACCCGCAGGGCCCGCCGCATCAACCGCACGCTCGCCGCCGTCTACCCCGACGCGCACGCCGAGCTCGACTTCCGCGACGCCTTCGAGCTGCTCGTGGCCACGGTGATGTCCGCCCAGACCACCGACGTGCGCGTCAACTCCGTCACCCCGGCGCTCTTCGCCCGCTACCCGGACGCGGCCGCGCTGGCCGCCGCCGACACCGCCGAGGTCGCCGAGATCATCCGCCCCACCGGCTTCTACCGCGCCAAGGCCCGCAACATCGTCGGCCTGTCCCAGGCACTCGTCGCCGAGCGCGGCGGCGAGGTGCCCCGGGACCTTGACGCGCTGGTGAAACTGCCCGGCGTGGGCCGCAAGACCGCGCACGTGGTCCGCGGCAACGCCTTCGGGCTGCCCGGCCTGACCATTGACACCCACTTCGGCCGGCTCGCGCGGCGCATGGGGCTGACGGAGCAGGAGGACCCGGTCAAGGTCGAGAGGGAGATCGCCGGGCTGATCGAGAAGAGCGAGTGGACGATGTTCTCCCACCGCATGATCTTCCACGGCCGCCGCGTCTGCCACGCCCGCCGCGCGGCCTGCGGCGCCTGCCCGGTCGCCTACGACTGCCCCGCCTTCGGTGCGGCCGGCCCCGTCGACCCCGAGGCCGCCGCCGAGCTGGTCAGCGGCGACAACCGGGAGCACATCCTGGCCATGGCCGGAATTTCCGACGCCCCGGTGGCCGACGCCGGCGGTACCGCCGACGTCGCCGGTGGCGTGGACGGAAGCACCGACGACAAGGAGGCCGCGCGATGA
- a CDS encoding TlpA family protein disulfide reductase: protein MKRHLLAYVIVIVASVALIAALVPRMQSAGDGGAGDTPGAAGQADPANQSGPEGPGGPGPGDAAGERADVPARPDCPGATVAGVDLDCLGGAESDGEVSAGTPTVVNVWAWWCAPCREELPVIAEYAAAHPDHRVVGVHADPDGARGAALLEELGVDLPSFQDDSGAFQGGLSLPAVVPVTLLVEDGQVTKTLPKPYTSLAELEADLEA from the coding sequence ATGAAACGACACCTTCTCGCCTACGTCATCGTCATCGTCGCCAGCGTGGCGTTGATCGCCGCGCTCGTGCCGCGCATGCAGTCCGCCGGCGACGGCGGTGCGGGCGACACCCCCGGCGCGGCCGGCCAGGCCGACCCGGCGAACCAGTCCGGCCCCGAGGGCCCGGGCGGCCCCGGCCCGGGTGACGCCGCCGGTGAGCGGGCGGACGTGCCCGCGCGCCCGGACTGCCCGGGCGCCACGGTCGCCGGCGTCGACCTCGACTGCCTGGGCGGCGCCGAATCCGACGGCGAGGTCTCCGCGGGCACGCCGACCGTGGTCAACGTCTGGGCCTGGTGGTGTGCGCCGTGCCGCGAGGAGCTGCCCGTCATCGCCGAGTACGCCGCCGCGCACCCGGACCACCGGGTCGTGGGCGTGCACGCCGACCCCGACGGCGCGCGCGGTGCCGCGCTGCTCGAGGAGCTCGGCGTGGACCTGCCCAGCTTCCAGGACGACTCGGGCGCCTTCCAGGGCGGCCTCTCGCTGCCGGCGGTCGTGCCCGTGACCCTGCTCGTCGAGGACGGCCAGGTGACGAAGACCCTGCCCAAGCCGTACACCTCGCTCGCCGAGCTCGAGGCGGACCTGGAGGCCTGA
- a CDS encoding NUDIX hydrolase — MHRLVTGLDGEGGSREVRRLRERLTGRAGDGDSVRPAGRTGRRQAETARDTRGAAVLVAVSGETAADASVLLTHRSPHMRSHAGQIAFPGGRIDPGDAGPVDAALREAWEETGLDRTAVSPLAELGAVPVRRTGRPVHPVLAWWHTPAEVGVASPAETDHVFSAPIAELVDPGRRFTVAWGPWRGPAFAVEGYVVWGFTAAVLDGMLRTAGWERPWSQRPARPLREALAESRNNETLR; from the coding sequence ATGCATCGCCTGGTCACGGGCCTCGACGGCGAGGGCGGCAGCCGCGAGGTGCGCCGCCTGCGCGAGCGGCTCACCGGCCGCGCCGGCGACGGTGACTCAGTGCGCCCGGCGGGGCGCACGGGACGTCGGCAAGCGGAGACCGCACGCGACACGCGCGGGGCGGCGGTGCTCGTCGCCGTCTCGGGCGAGACCGCCGCGGACGCCTCGGTGCTGCTCACGCACCGCTCGCCGCACATGCGCTCGCACGCCGGCCAGATCGCCTTCCCCGGCGGGCGCATCGACCCGGGGGACGCGGGCCCCGTCGACGCGGCGCTGCGCGAGGCCTGGGAGGAGACCGGTCTGGACCGCACCGCCGTCAGCCCCCTGGCCGAACTCGGTGCGGTGCCGGTCAGACGCACCGGCCGGCCCGTCCACCCCGTGCTGGCCTGGTGGCACACCCCGGCCGAGGTCGGGGTGGCCAGCCCCGCCGAGACCGACCACGTCTTCTCCGCCCCGATCGCCGAGCTCGTCGACCCCGGGCGCCGTTTCACCGTGGCCTGGGGGCCGTGGCGGGGACCGGCCTTCGCCGTCGAGGGCTACGTGGTCTGGGGCTTCACCGCCGCGGTGCTCGACGGCATGCTGCGCACCGCCGGCTGGGAGCGGCCGTGGTCGCAACGCCCCGCCCGGCCGCTGCGCGAGGCGCTGGCCGAGTCCCGCAACAACGAGACCCTCCGCTGA